One window of Dyadobacter sandarakinus genomic DNA carries:
- a CDS encoding Gfo/Idh/MocA family protein, whose protein sequence is MDQINWGIIGCGNVTEVKSGPAFGLVGNSRLVAVMRRDAVKAADYAARHQVPRWYSDADALIADPDVNAIYIATPPDAHEALALKAIAAGKPVYIEKPMGRNAAECNRINEAAKLAGVPVFVAYYRRALDYFLKVKELVDKGLIGDIRFVDITLQWQPYEEETGPDASPRWRVFPEISGGGHFHDLASHQFDFLEFLLGPVRSAQGFAKNQAGLYPADDIVVANFEFESGVLGKGSWCFTVSKEQREDQAVIVGSKGRITFSFFEKFDIKLENEEGTVLFHIPYPAHVQQPLISQMVAELRGEGTCPSTGVTGARANLIMDQICENGSRHENQQI, encoded by the coding sequence ATGGATCAGATCAACTGGGGTATCATCGGGTGCGGTAATGTAACGGAAGTAAAAAGCGGACCGGCATTCGGGCTCGTCGGCAATTCACGCCTGGTAGCAGTGATGCGGCGCGATGCCGTCAAGGCAGCCGACTATGCTGCCCGTCACCAGGTACCCCGCTGGTACTCAGATGCCGACGCGCTTATCGCCGATCCTGATGTTAACGCGATTTACATCGCCACTCCGCCCGATGCCCACGAAGCCCTGGCATTAAAGGCGATTGCAGCAGGTAAGCCTGTGTACATAGAAAAACCCATGGGCCGCAATGCAGCCGAGTGCAACCGCATCAATGAAGCCGCAAAACTGGCCGGCGTGCCCGTATTTGTGGCATATTACCGGCGTGCACTCGACTATTTTCTCAAAGTCAAGGAGCTGGTAGACAAAGGCTTAATCGGCGATATCAGGTTTGTGGATATTACCCTGCAGTGGCAGCCGTATGAAGAAGAAACCGGACCGGATGCAAGTCCGCGCTGGCGTGTATTTCCGGAGATTTCAGGCGGTGGGCATTTTCACGACCTGGCCTCACACCAGTTTGATTTTCTCGAATTCCTGCTCGGGCCAGTCCGCTCGGCCCAAGGATTTGCAAAAAACCAGGCTGGCCTCTATCCGGCAGATGACATTGTGGTAGCCAATTTCGAGTTTGAGTCGGGTGTACTTGGCAAAGGCAGCTGGTGTTTTACCGTCAGTAAAGAACAGCGGGAAGACCAGGCTGTGATCGTCGGTTCTAAAGGCCGTATTACGTTTTCCTTTTTTGAAAAATTTGATATCAAACTTGAAAATGAGGAAGGTACTGTTCTATTTCACATCCCCTACCCGGCCCATGTGCAGCAGCCGCTGATCTCGCAGATGGTTGCCGAGCTGAGGGGGGAAGGTACCTGCCCGAGCACGGGCGTTACCGGTGCCCGCGCCAACCTGATCATGGACCAGATATGCGAAAATGGCAGCAGGCATGAAAATCAACAAATCTGA
- a CDS encoding methylated-DNA--[protein]-cysteine S-methyltransferase: MEQDTYNYDKVARAISYIVSNAREQPTLFDVADEVNTSQFHLQRVFSDWAGISPKKFLQYITASYLKEKIRESQNLAELAEQAGLSSQSRVYDHFVSIEAVTPHEFRSGGQALEISYGFHPTPFGECFIAVTSRGICAMAFVDEATRDHQLVLLEKKWHNALIVPDAERTRPFINQIFSPEKATHKLPLLVQGTNFQLKVWEALLTIPPGAVTTYQHIARSIGSPGAVRAVGTAVGDNPVAFIIPCHRVIRKEGVLGEYRWGSVRKKALIGWEASRIAGDTLVEDII, from the coding sequence ATGGAACAAGATACCTACAACTACGATAAAGTAGCCCGTGCCATTTCGTACATCGTGTCCAATGCCCGCGAGCAGCCCACGCTTTTTGATGTGGCCGATGAAGTAAATACCAGCCAGTTTCATTTGCAGCGGGTATTTTCGGACTGGGCGGGTATCAGCCCCAAGAAGTTTCTGCAGTACATTACGGCTTCCTATCTCAAAGAAAAAATACGCGAGTCACAGAACCTTGCCGAGCTGGCCGAACAGGCAGGGTTATCCAGCCAGAGCAGGGTGTATGATCATTTTGTCTCTATCGAAGCTGTCACTCCGCATGAGTTCAGGAGCGGCGGACAGGCGCTCGAAATTTCCTACGGCTTTCATCCTACCCCGTTTGGGGAGTGCTTTATTGCGGTAACCAGCCGGGGGATCTGCGCGATGGCGTTTGTGGACGAGGCTACCCGCGACCATCAGCTGGTACTTTTGGAAAAAAAGTGGCACAATGCACTGATCGTACCCGATGCCGAGCGCACGCGTCCTTTTATCAACCAGATTTTTAGTCCGGAAAAAGCAACGCACAAACTGCCACTGCTGGTGCAGGGCACCAATTTCCAGCTTAAAGTGTGGGAAGCTTTACTGACCATTCCTCCCGGTGCAGTCACCACTTACCAGCACATTGCGCGGAGCATCGGGAGTCCGGGAGCGGTCCGGGCCGTAGGAACCGCCGTGGGAGACAATCCCGTCGCCTTTATCATTCCCTGCCATCGGGTGATCAGGAAAGAAGGTGTGCTGGGAGAATACCGCTGGGGAAGCGTGCGCAAGAAGGCGCTGATCGGCTGGGAAGCCTCGCGTATTGCAGGAGACACGCTCGTAGAAGACATCATCTGA
- the miaA gene encoding tRNA (adenosine(37)-N6)-dimethylallyltransferase MiaA has protein sequence MIDPMSEANIPLLIILGPTASGKTQLAVQVAEQLDGAILSADSRQVYKDMNIGTGKDLHEYQVNGRTIPYYLINIREAGEQYHVHDFQHDFEHAYHEIASQGRCPVVCGGSGFYLYALLTGHGYTQVPVNAELRDQLETLANEELLTRFQNLHSAYRELADTSTRKRLIRSIEISEYLIENPALSSSFTNAAPPYPYAAFGLNPAVETRRARITARLEKRLQEGLIEEVQSLLASGLTADQLIYYGLEYKYITQYLTGTLTYAEMRVKLETEIHRFAKRQMTFFRKMEKDGISIQWLPGEADLQEQTEWITSRYKTFVETLR, from the coding sequence ATGATTGATCCGATGTCCGAAGCCAATATCCCACTGCTGATCATACTGGGCCCGACTGCCTCGGGCAAAACGCAGCTGGCCGTACAGGTTGCCGAACAGCTCGACGGAGCCATCCTCAGCGCTGACTCGCGTCAGGTTTATAAAGATATGAACATAGGGACCGGAAAGGACCTGCATGAATATCAGGTAAACGGGCGCACCATTCCCTATTACCTGATCAACATCAGGGAGGCTGGCGAGCAGTACCATGTGCATGACTTTCAGCATGATTTTGAGCATGCATACCATGAAATTGCCAGCCAGGGTCGCTGCCCGGTGGTATGCGGAGGGAGCGGGTTCTATTTGTATGCCCTGCTGACCGGGCATGGTTATACGCAGGTTCCGGTGAATGCAGAGCTCCGTGACCAGCTCGAAACATTAGCGAATGAAGAACTGCTGACCCGCTTCCAAAACCTGCACTCGGCTTACCGGGAACTTGCTGATACGTCCACACGCAAGCGACTTATCCGTTCGATCGAGATCTCGGAGTACCTGATTGAAAATCCGGCCCTTTCCTCTTCTTTTACAAACGCTGCCCCACCCTACCCGTATGCCGCTTTCGGGCTCAATCCGGCAGTGGAAACACGGAGGGCACGCATTACGGCAAGGCTGGAAAAGCGCCTGCAGGAAGGACTTATTGAGGAAGTACAAAGTTTGCTGGCCAGCGGACTTACAGCCGACCAGCTGATCTACTATGGTTTGGAATACAAATACATTACCCAATACCTGACAGGCACGCTGACATACGCCGAGATGCGTGTCAAGCTTGAAACCGAAATCCACCGTTTTGCTAAAAGACAGATGACGTTTTTCCGAAAGATGGAAAAGGACGGTATCTCCATTCAGTGGCTGCCCGGAGAAGCAGATTTGCAGGAGCAAACCGAATGGATTACAAGCCGGTATAAAACTTTTGTTGAAACACTCCGCTAA
- a CDS encoding citrate synthase, with translation MSQIAELTLDGKKFEFPVIEGSEHEKAIDIAKLRDQSGYITIDAGYKNTGATKSAITFLDGEEGVLNYRGYSIEDLAEKATFLEVAYLLIYGELPTEKEYADFEHEIRTHTLVNEDMRKIFEGFPVNAHPMGVLSSLVSAMSAFYPDTLDQNNEEVTQLHIIRLLSKLPTIATWSYKKSQGHPVNYPQNDLDYCSNFLNMMFSLPVAKYNVDPVVSAALNKLLILHADHEQNCSTSTVRLVGSSHANIYSSISSGISALWGPLHGGANQEVIEMLEAIKNDGGDIQKYIDMAKDKSSGFRLFGFGHRVYKNFDPRARIIKKAADDVLNKLGINDPVLEIAQQLEKAALEDEYFVARKLYPNVDFYSGIIYRALGIPTNMFTVMFAIGRLPGWIAQWKEMRANKEPIGRPRQIYVGAPKRDFVEIGQR, from the coding sequence ATGTCCCAAATAGCTGAATTAACCCTGGACGGTAAGAAGTTTGAATTTCCTGTGATTGAAGGAAGTGAACACGAAAAAGCAATTGATATTGCCAAATTACGCGACCAGTCAGGGTATATTACAATTGACGCAGGTTATAAAAATACGGGTGCTACCAAGAGTGCAATAACGTTTTTGGATGGAGAGGAAGGTGTACTGAATTACAGGGGTTACTCCATAGAGGATCTGGCCGAAAAGGCAACGTTTCTGGAAGTTGCTTATCTGCTCATCTACGGCGAACTTCCGACTGAAAAGGAGTATGCCGACTTTGAACATGAAATCCGCACGCATACGCTCGTGAACGAGGATATGCGCAAGATTTTCGAGGGTTTCCCGGTGAATGCGCATCCTATGGGCGTACTCTCGTCGCTCGTAAGTGCAATGAGTGCATTTTACCCGGATACCCTGGACCAGAACAATGAAGAAGTGACGCAGCTGCACATTATCCGGCTGCTGTCCAAACTGCCGACCATCGCAACCTGGTCTTACAAAAAGTCACAGGGCCATCCTGTGAACTATCCGCAGAATGACCTGGACTACTGCTCCAACTTTCTGAATATGATGTTTTCGCTGCCGGTAGCCAAATACAATGTGGACCCGGTAGTATCTGCTGCGCTGAACAAACTGCTGATCCTGCACGCTGATCATGAGCAAAACTGCTCTACTTCGACGGTAAGACTGGTGGGATCGTCACACGCAAATATCTATTCTTCGATTTCTTCTGGTATCAGCGCCCTGTGGGGTCCCCTGCATGGTGGTGCCAACCAGGAAGTAATTGAAATGCTGGAAGCGATTAAAAATGACGGTGGAGACATTCAGAAGTACATTGATATGGCCAAAGACAAGAGCAGCGGTTTCCGCCTGTTCGGGTTTGGTCACCGGGTTTACAAAAACTTCGATCCGCGTGCGCGCATCATTAAAAAGGCAGCGGATGATGTACTCAACAAGCTGGGAATCAATGATCCGGTTCTCGAAATTGCGCAGCAGCTTGAAAAAGCAGCCCTGGAAGATGAATACTTCGTGGCACGCAAGCTTTATCCGAACGTTGATTTTTACTCAGGCATTATTTACCGGGCACTCGGAATTCCGACCAACATGTTTACGGTGATGTTTGCCATTGGCCGCCTTCCGGGTTGGATCGCACAGTGGAAGGAAATGCGCGCCAACAAAGAACCGATTGGTCGTCCGCGCCAGATTTACGTAGGTGCCCCGAAGCGCGACTTTGTCGAAATAGGCCAGCGGTAA
- the pdxH gene encoding pyridoxamine 5'-phosphate oxidase: protein MDYNIAKIRQDYNLNGLREEDLNPDPLKQFSIWFNEVLKAGISEPNAMVLSTVAGGRPSARVVLLKDLNESGFTFFTNYDSKKGRELAGNPEVALTFFWKELERQVRVEGRVEKTSPEESSDYFASRPRGSQLGAWVSRQSSVIGGREALEEAGAETSREFEGRDVPRPPHWGGYRVIPDYMEFWQGRPSRLHDRLVYTLGADGLWKIERLSP, encoded by the coding sequence ATGGACTATAATATTGCTAAAATCCGGCAGGATTATAACCTCAACGGACTCAGGGAAGAAGATCTTAATCCGGATCCCCTGAAACAATTCTCCATATGGTTTAATGAGGTCTTAAAAGCGGGTATTTCGGAGCCGAATGCCATGGTCCTGAGTACTGTCGCAGGGGGCAGGCCGTCGGCCCGGGTGGTGCTGCTGAAAGACCTCAATGAGTCGGGATTTACATTTTTTACCAATTATGATAGCAAGAAGGGCAGGGAGCTGGCCGGGAATCCGGAGGTAGCGCTTACCTTTTTCTGGAAGGAACTGGAGCGCCAGGTGCGTGTGGAAGGACGCGTCGAAAAAACGTCTCCTGAGGAATCCAGTGATTACTTCGCATCCAGGCCCCGCGGTAGTCAGCTGGGAGCATGGGTGTCACGGCAAAGCTCGGTAATCGGTGGGCGGGAAGCGCTGGAAGAAGCGGGTGCTGAAACCAGCCGGGAGTTTGAAGGCCGCGACGTGCCACGCCCGCCTCATTGGGGTGGTTACCGGGTAATTCCCGACTATATGGAGTTCTGGCAGGGGCGCCCGAGCCGGCTGCATGACAGGCTGGTGTATACGTTGGGTGCCGATGGATTGTGGAAAATTGAAAGGCTGTCGCCCTAA
- a CDS encoding DUF349 domain-containing protein, whose translation MAQEQQEGLTSAEQEDLTQKTVDTLEIDLSNDLADEHEHEEETPDVDYSALSKEQLAKLLENELATISTEGVKPGALKKAESIVKEIRPVLDQIKSREKEGALAKYIEETGSEDGFEFKYDAETQRIDTLSREIRGIKNSFYQGQEKEKEKNFNVKTALLQRLRVLLEEEGTREQDASGLKSSWEEFKKIQDEWKQAGNIASPHNGTLWATYNALIDRYFSNRNIYFELKELDRRRNAELKAELCEKVEELGKSLDGRPMTREILNEANHIFEEYKHLGPAPKEDQEKLWQRFKEAMDILYNAQRGQFAEQKKSMQDNYEQKLRIYEAIVPFTTYNSGSIKEWNAKTKDIMAFQDQWVALKGMMPREEGKELSKKFWAALKTFFSNKGEFFRQLEAKREINLDQKTKLCEEAEGILATGEDSASNTQKIIDLQKRWKGIGQVPEKYKDSIYDRFKAACDAYFEQKRAKNRETEDEFETNLKRKTDLIERIEAAAKDKDQSSLNLLNAFKSEWSSIGFVPKKDMQTIQKRYISAINTYVGAIGQLSNKEKEQAVLESEVEMVRDGESSRGLYRKESDIRRKITQLENDIALWQNNIEFFAKSKSADRVKAEFERKITNAVNQLNDLKHQLTIIQEAI comes from the coding sequence ATGGCACAAGAACAACAAGAAGGGCTCACAAGCGCAGAGCAGGAAGACCTGACGCAAAAAACTGTTGACACCCTTGAAATTGATCTTAGTAACGATTTGGCAGACGAGCATGAGCATGAGGAAGAAACGCCGGATGTGGATTACAGTGCCTTATCAAAAGAACAACTGGCTAAACTGCTGGAAAACGAACTCGCAACCATCAGCACAGAAGGTGTAAAACCCGGCGCGCTCAAGAAGGCTGAGTCTATCGTAAAGGAAATCCGTCCTGTTCTCGACCAGATCAAATCCAGGGAAAAAGAAGGCGCGCTTGCCAAGTACATTGAAGAGACCGGCAGTGAAGATGGTTTTGAATTCAAATACGACGCCGAAACGCAGCGCATAGATACCCTGAGCCGTGAAATCAGGGGCATCAAGAATTCCTTTTATCAAGGTCAGGAAAAAGAAAAAGAAAAAAACTTTAATGTTAAAACGGCCCTTCTGCAACGCTTGCGTGTGCTTTTGGAAGAAGAGGGAACCCGTGAACAAGACGCCTCCGGTCTGAAATCAAGCTGGGAGGAGTTCAAAAAAATACAGGACGAGTGGAAGCAGGCAGGCAACATTGCGTCACCGCACAACGGTACGCTCTGGGCAACTTACAATGCCCTCATCGACCGTTATTTCAGTAATAGAAACATTTACTTCGAGCTGAAAGAGCTTGACCGCCGCCGGAATGCAGAGCTCAAAGCAGAACTTTGCGAGAAAGTGGAAGAACTCGGGAAGTCGCTCGACGGCCGGCCCATGACGCGCGAAATCCTGAACGAGGCCAATCACATTTTTGAGGAATACAAGCATCTTGGACCAGCTCCCAAAGAGGACCAGGAAAAGCTCTGGCAACGGTTTAAAGAGGCTATGGATATCCTGTACAACGCACAGCGGGGACAGTTTGCCGAGCAGAAAAAATCAATGCAGGATAACTACGAACAAAAGCTCAGAATATACGAAGCGATTGTTCCTTTTACTACCTACAATTCGGGCAGCATCAAAGAGTGGAATGCCAAGACCAAGGATATCATGGCGTTCCAGGATCAGTGGGTGGCTCTGAAAGGTATGATGCCGAGAGAAGAAGGAAAAGAGCTCAGCAAGAAGTTCTGGGCTGCATTGAAGACTTTTTTCAGTAACAAGGGTGAGTTTTTCAGGCAGCTGGAAGCAAAACGCGAGATTAACCTGGATCAGAAAACCAAGCTTTGTGAAGAAGCAGAGGGGATTTTGGCAACCGGCGAAGATTCGGCTTCGAATACGCAAAAAATTATTGACCTTCAGAAAAGGTGGAAAGGGATCGGACAGGTTCCCGAGAAGTATAAGGATTCCATTTACGATCGCTTCAAGGCTGCCTGCGATGCTTATTTCGAGCAGAAACGTGCCAAGAACCGGGAAACCGAAGATGAGTTTGAAACAAATCTGAAACGCAAGACGGATCTGATCGAAAGGATTGAAGCTGCTGCAAAAGATAAGGATCAATCATCACTGAACCTGCTGAATGCATTCAAGAGCGAGTGGTCGTCCATAGGCTTCGTCCCTAAAAAAGACATGCAGACGATCCAGAAGCGATATATTTCGGCTATCAACACGTACGTTGGAGCGATCGGCCAGTTGTCTAACAAGGAAAAAGAACAGGCTGTGCTTGAAAGTGAAGTGGAAATGGTGCGGGATGGAGAATCGAGCCGCGGACTGTACCGGAAGGAAAGCGACATCCGCCGGAAAATTACACAGCTCGAAAACGACATTGCGCTTTGGCAGAACAACATCGAATTTTTTGCAAAATCCAAAAGTGCTGACCGCGTCAAGGCCGAGTTTGAAAGAAAGATCACCAATGCGGTTAATCAGCTGAATGACCTGAAACATCAACTGACTATTATTCAGGAAGCTATCTGA
- a CDS encoding CBM96 family carbohydrate-binding protein — protein sequence MKKIFLFLSFTCSAISAHSQTCSVAALKTQADVDNFSINYPGCKVVNRDLDIVLSSITNLNGLQTITRVTGSLHIESNPSLTSLAGLSSLTQIDGTLSIDNNDNLLRFDGLDHLKSPIRTVRIVNNERLTSISGLRGLTRILSLLYVISNPALTSLEGLHNVTRVASNLKIDSNDNLVNLTGLRNLRQVDRDLIIVNNKSLKDFSGLERLESVPETLEITGNSTLTSISELAQLEDPGLIIIKNNSRLSDCSIKIVCSRVGAGLAIISGNAAGCATKDEVRMSANCKPQTFIRINAGGSDFTTATKKLFIADKYYGGIDRTSSIASGDILNTTNDVFYRSGRSSPSFSYDIPVYNGQVNVTLHFAETYFGVPGTRGEKGGLGSRQFHVNMEGSRKLTNYDIFAAAGGAMRANQLTIPVMVTDGVLNVDFLSGAADQPRVSAIEVVAATATLNPVADTYVVGGIYSNENHSESHYLTVSNETGNPTAQRASYLKFQLPAQASFTSAKFRIYGRNHTNDESILLHAYGVDNDSWTETGITKNNAPSPSTPSLGSIAVNSFDKYYEIDVTSYVKAQKQAGDSTVSLLLNTPNNSTAVLSFFGREVSSSQPQLFLETTNSSARTGQEEVLSEVQEKQPSTVFPNPVKDHFTLSLSSEHAGVISFEMVNSAGLSRTVSAVENAKPSENAEVNIAGHWFDPGIYLLKIKSDTFTEMVKILVTK from the coding sequence ATGAAAAAGATTTTTCTCTTTTTATCATTCACATGCTCAGCAATCAGCGCCCATTCGCAGACATGCAGCGTTGCCGCCCTGAAAACCCAGGCCGACGTCGATAATTTCAGTATTAACTACCCCGGCTGCAAAGTCGTCAATCGAGACCTCGATATTGTTTTGTCCAGCATCACTAACCTGAATGGCCTGCAAACAATAACCCGGGTCACCGGCTCACTTCACATTGAATCTAATCCAAGCCTAACAAGTCTAGCAGGACTGTCTTCGCTGACGCAGATCGATGGAACACTAAGCATCGACAACAATGACAATCTGCTTAGATTCGACGGGCTCGATCATCTTAAGAGTCCCATTAGAACCGTCAGGATTGTCAATAATGAGAGGCTCACCAGCATCTCGGGGCTGCGTGGGCTTACCAGGATTCTGAGCCTTTTGTATGTCATTTCCAATCCTGCATTAACCAGTTTAGAGGGGCTGCATAATGTCACACGCGTGGCCTCTAACCTGAAAATTGATTCAAATGACAATCTTGTCAACTTGACTGGCCTGAGAAATCTCAGACAAGTCGATAGAGATTTGATCATTGTAAACAACAAAAGCCTGAAAGATTTTTCAGGACTGGAACGGCTCGAGTCTGTGCCCGAGACACTTGAAATTACAGGCAATAGTACATTGACCAGCATTTCCGAACTTGCACAATTGGAAGATCCCGGGCTGATCATAATTAAAAATAATTCGCGTCTTTCCGATTGTTCAATTAAAATTGTCTGTTCAAGGGTTGGGGCCGGCCTGGCTATTATTTCAGGAAATGCTGCCGGATGTGCCACCAAAGATGAGGTGAGAATGTCGGCGAACTGCAAGCCTCAAACATTTATACGAATTAATGCAGGTGGATCAGATTTTACCACGGCAACTAAAAAGCTTTTCATTGCCGATAAGTATTATGGCGGCATTGACCGCACGAGCTCCATTGCCTCAGGCGATATACTTAACACTACCAATGACGTGTTCTACCGCTCTGGGCGTAGTTCACCTTCTTTTAGTTACGACATACCGGTGTACAATGGGCAGGTAAACGTTACGCTGCACTTTGCTGAAACGTATTTTGGGGTTCCCGGTACCAGAGGCGAAAAGGGTGGCTTAGGTAGCCGCCAGTTCCATGTCAATATGGAAGGCAGTCGCAAGCTGACTAACTACGACATATTTGCCGCAGCAGGCGGTGCTATGCGGGCCAATCAATTGACTATTCCGGTCATGGTTACAGATGGTGTGCTAAATGTAGATTTCCTGAGCGGAGCCGCAGACCAGCCCCGGGTTTCTGCTATTGAAGTGGTAGCGGCGACTGCAACATTAAACCCTGTCGCAGATACATATGTGGTGGGCGGAATTTACAGCAATGAAAACCATAGCGAAAGCCATTATTTGACTGTTTCAAATGAGACAGGCAATCCAACTGCACAAAGAGCTTCTTATTTAAAATTTCAACTTCCTGCACAGGCCTCCTTTACCTCAGCAAAATTCCGTATTTACGGTAGAAATCATACAAATGACGAAAGTATTCTGCTGCATGCCTATGGCGTTGATAATGACAGCTGGACCGAAACTGGCATTACTAAAAACAATGCACCTTCGCCTTCCACACCCTCTCTGGGATCCATTGCGGTTAATTCTTTTGATAAATACTATGAAATTGATGTAACAAGCTATGTCAAAGCCCAGAAACAGGCCGGTGATTCAACGGTAAGCCTTCTTTTAAATACTCCGAATAACAGCACTGCCGTGTTATCTTTTTTTGGTCGGGAAGTAAGTTCCTCTCAGCCACAACTGTTTTTAGAAACAACAAACAGCAGCGCCAGGACAGGCCAGGAAGAAGTTTTGTCAGAAGTACAGGAAAAGCAGCCTTCTACCGTTTTCCCGAATCCTGTAAAAGACCATTTCACTCTATCCCTTTCATCGGAACACGCCGGGGTAATTTCATTTGAAATGGTCAATTCAGCTGGTCTAAGCCGAACGGTTTCAGCGGTAGAAAATGCCAAACCAAGCGAAAATGCAGAAGTTAACATCGCAGGTCACTGGTTTGATCCTGGCATTTATCTGCTGAAAATAAAATCTGATACATTCACTGAGATGGTTAAGATACTTGTCACGAAATAA
- a CDS encoding T9SS type A sorting domain-containing protein — MKYILLNVTIFFLSITSLIAQPIIEWEKIINAPNNGYTYMWVVKETPDGGYIIGGQADGGIGGDKTAPNKGKTDYWVIKLKEDRSVEWDKTYGGTANDQLWDIVLTPDGGYLLAGDSNSDAGFDKSEDCKSQPTEDGLPPNYWLVKITADGEKQWDKTYGGPDGNYFETIQPTVDGGYVLAGSSNGYNVFKLSQDGFVEWEKRYTGQSRTSISSLKMIRQTADKGFVMAGLSNADVGNDKSQPSRGNDDYWIIKTDSTGAVLWDKVYGGSRTDQARDVTILSNGSYLITGTSNSPKSGEKSEGLSSKYGPDPWILLLNPDGELLWENTVGANGPLFFYEEQKNRNVVLAGRSGPNPDKTEKTSGAWMVTLDTTGMIVSDLSLSYNEFGDYHFVKTSDGGFLLYNYIYKITKYSSPPPPLPVKLNAFDIINENATAILQWQTTSETRSDHFEVEHSTNAKTWNRIAIVNANRESNALQSYQFIHTSPVKGDNYYRLKMADTDGTYAYSSIEQVKFEFDFDISVYPNPAAETIHLEAADWSKVKGLQILNSQGGTLYSAGNKPPQNINAKLLRPGLYFIKFTFVDGTETIRKIAVGQ; from the coding sequence ATGAAATACATTTTGCTAAACGTCACTATTTTTTTCCTGAGCATTACAAGCCTTATTGCCCAGCCGATCATTGAGTGGGAGAAAATTATCAACGCTCCAAATAATGGCTACACGTACATGTGGGTGGTCAAGGAAACGCCTGATGGCGGGTATATTATTGGCGGTCAAGCGGACGGAGGTATTGGAGGAGACAAAACTGCGCCTAATAAGGGCAAAACAGATTATTGGGTTATAAAGCTGAAAGAGGATCGCTCCGTAGAATGGGATAAAACGTACGGTGGTACAGCAAATGATCAGTTATGGGACATAGTTTTGACACCCGACGGCGGATACTTACTTGCCGGTGATTCGAATTCCGATGCCGGGTTTGATAAATCGGAGGACTGTAAAAGTCAACCCACCGAGGACGGTCTTCCGCCGAATTACTGGCTGGTGAAAATCACGGCAGATGGTGAGAAGCAGTGGGATAAGACTTACGGCGGACCGGATGGTAATTATTTTGAAACCATTCAGCCAACTGTTGATGGCGGGTATGTTTTGGCAGGAAGTTCTAATGGCTATAATGTCTTCAAACTTTCACAGGACGGGTTCGTAGAGTGGGAGAAACGTTATACCGGGCAAAGCCGAACCAGCATCAGTAGCCTTAAAATGATTAGACAAACCGCAGATAAAGGATTTGTTATGGCGGGACTTTCCAATGCAGATGTGGGAAATGATAAGTCTCAACCTTCAAGAGGTAACGATGATTATTGGATTATAAAAACAGATTCAACCGGAGCAGTTTTGTGGGATAAAGTTTATGGTGGATCTCGGACTGACCAAGCGCGTGACGTCACAATACTGTCAAATGGTAGCTATCTTATTACAGGCACTTCCAATTCACCAAAGAGTGGCGAGAAATCCGAAGGCCTTAGCTCAAAGTACGGTCCTGACCCTTGGATTCTATTACTTAATCCCGATGGAGAACTGCTATGGGAAAATACCGTCGGAGCTAATGGGCCTCTTTTTTTCTATGAAGAACAGAAGAATAGAAACGTGGTACTTGCCGGCCGCTCAGGCCCGAATCCTGATAAAACCGAAAAGACTTCAGGTGCATGGATGGTTACATTAGATACGACCGGAATGATTGTTTCCGATTTGTCGCTTTCATATAATGAATTCGGAGATTATCACTTTGTAAAAACAAGTGATGGAGGATTTCTGCTTTATAACTACATCTATAAAATTACAAAGTATTCAAGCCCGCCGCCGCCACTACCCGTCAAGCTAAATGCATTTGATATTATAAATGAAAATGCAACTGCCATTCTTCAATGGCAAACTACTTCTGAAACGCGCAGCGACCACTTTGAGGTTGAGCACAGCACGAATGCAAAGACTTGGAACCGCATTGCAATCGTAAATGCAAATAGAGAAAGTAATGCACTCCAATCTTATCAATTCATTCACACCAGTCCTGTAAAAGGTGACAACTATTACCGGTTGAAAATGGCGGATACGGACGGCACTTATGCATATTCAAGCATTGAGCAGGTGAAGTTTGAGTTTGACTTTGATATTTCCGTTTATCCAAATCCGGCGGCTGAAACCATTCATTTGGAGGCTGCTGACTGGTCGAAAGTAAAGGGTTTACAAATCCTCAACAGCCAGGGTGGGACACTTTACAGTGCAGGAAATAAGCCGCCTCAAAATATCAACGCTAAATTACTTCGGCCCGGGTTATACTTTATCAAATTCACTTTTGTAGATGGCACGGAGACCATTCGGAAGATTGCGGTGGGGCAGTAA